One part of the Agreia sp. COWG genome encodes these proteins:
- a CDS encoding GNAT family N-acetyltransferase, whose amino-acid sequence MQNTDWADVEKIHRAGIATGNATFETEPPTWEQFNAGKLKVGRLVATHDRSVIGWVAASAVSTRDAYRGVVEHSVYVDPTAAGKGVGRQLVEAFIAAAEAAGIWTIQSSIFPENTASLALHDHAGFRRIGTRERIALMNYGPWAGQWRDTILVEHRQAI is encoded by the coding sequence ATGCAAAACACCGACTGGGCGGACGTCGAGAAGATCCACCGGGCAGGCATCGCCACGGGAAACGCAACGTTCGAGACCGAGCCGCCGACCTGGGAACAGTTCAACGCAGGCAAGCTCAAAGTCGGACGCCTGGTCGCTACCCACGATCGGTCCGTTATCGGGTGGGTCGCAGCATCCGCCGTTTCTACACGTGACGCCTACCGTGGCGTGGTCGAACACTCCGTCTATGTCGACCCCACGGCAGCCGGCAAAGGCGTCGGCCGCCAGCTCGTCGAAGCCTTCATCGCCGCAGCCGAAGCCGCCGGCATCTGGACGATCCAGTCGAGCATTTTCCCCGAGAACACGGCAAGCCTCGCCCTCCACGATCACGCCGGCTTCCGCCGCATCGGCACACGCGAGCGAATCGCTCTCATGAACTACGGCCCATGGGCGGGCCAGTGGCGCGACACCATACTCGTGGAGCACCGACAAGCGATCTAA
- a CDS encoding metalloregulator ArsR/SmtB family transcription factor: MTITLPLLTTEAGAACCSPVTGGVLSAEEAEQLARTFKALGDPTRIRLLSLIAASEGGEACICDLTEPVGLSQPTVSHHMKQLVDVGLAIREQRGRWAYFRVVDDALNQAAHALRP, translated from the coding sequence ATGACCATCACTCTTCCCCTGCTCACGACCGAGGCTGGCGCTGCGTGCTGCAGCCCGGTGACAGGCGGGGTGCTGAGTGCGGAAGAAGCTGAACAGCTCGCCCGCACATTCAAGGCCCTCGGCGACCCGACGCGCATCCGCCTACTATCCCTCATTGCCGCGAGCGAGGGCGGGGAGGCCTGCATCTGCGATCTCACCGAACCGGTCGGGCTGTCGCAACCGACCGTCTCGCACCACATGAAGCAGCTCGTCGACGTCGGCCTCGCCATACGCGAACAGCGCGGTCGCTGGGCCTACTTCCGCGTCGTCGACGACGCGCTCAACCAAGCAGCTCACGCACTCCGGCCTTGA
- a CDS encoding NAD(P)-binding domain-containing protein has protein sequence MQKNELPVVVIGAGPQGLAAAAHLVDRGQAVLVFEAGETAAAGVSEWGHVRLFSEWGELVDAVAARLLEPTGWQTPTTGYPTGAQWISGYLAPLAALLGEHIRYDSRVVGVSRRGRDRLVDAGRAEQPFTVHVETTDGGEYRVDARAVIDASGTWSTPNPAGADGLPAIGEKTAADLLDYRIPDYRKRTKYEGRHSVVVGSGHSAVTAVIALGRIARRDPATKVTWVLRRGAVGNTFGGGVADELPARGQLGITAKEFVDAGLIDMVTGFRVEQITRDGDQVVLTSEDGRSLAAADHVAVLTGFRPDLSFLSELRLELDATLQAPIRIAAEIDPNLHSCGSVAATGARDLAQPEPDFYLVGAKSYGRAPTFLAMTGYEQVRSVVAELAGDHEAAARVELQLPDTGVCGGAGLFDSTGTGIGGSCCALPEKQLIQIGRAPASV, from the coding sequence ATGCAGAAGAACGAGCTGCCCGTCGTCGTCATCGGGGCCGGACCACAGGGTCTCGCCGCTGCCGCGCACCTGGTCGATCGCGGCCAGGCCGTGCTGGTCTTCGAAGCAGGCGAAACCGCAGCTGCAGGGGTTTCTGAATGGGGGCACGTGCGGTTGTTCTCGGAGTGGGGTGAGCTTGTCGACGCCGTAGCGGCACGGTTGCTCGAGCCCACCGGCTGGCAGACACCAACAACGGGATACCCCACAGGTGCGCAGTGGATCAGTGGATACCTCGCGCCTCTTGCCGCGCTGCTTGGCGAGCACATCCGATATGACTCCCGAGTGGTGGGCGTATCTCGTCGCGGCCGCGACCGTCTCGTCGACGCCGGCCGAGCTGAACAGCCTTTCACTGTCCACGTCGAGACGACCGACGGCGGTGAGTACCGTGTGGACGCGCGCGCCGTCATCGACGCCTCGGGCACCTGGTCGACGCCGAACCCTGCAGGCGCCGATGGGCTTCCGGCGATCGGGGAGAAAACGGCCGCAGATCTACTGGACTACCGCATCCCGGACTACCGAAAGCGGACGAAGTATGAGGGCCGGCACAGTGTCGTCGTCGGCTCTGGTCACTCGGCGGTCACCGCGGTGATCGCCCTCGGCCGGATCGCTCGTCGTGATCCGGCGACGAAGGTCACGTGGGTGCTGCGCCGTGGGGCGGTCGGGAACACCTTCGGCGGGGGTGTGGCTGACGAGCTGCCGGCCCGGGGTCAGCTGGGCATCACGGCGAAAGAGTTCGTCGACGCGGGCCTGATCGACATGGTGACCGGCTTCCGCGTCGAACAGATCACCCGTGACGGTGACCAGGTGGTACTCACGAGCGAGGATGGCCGCAGCCTGGCCGCAGCCGATCACGTCGCCGTGCTCACCGGGTTCCGCCCAGACCTCTCGTTCCTGTCGGAGCTGCGCCTCGAGCTGGATGCGACCCTGCAGGCCCCGATCCGGATCGCGGCGGAAATTGACCCGAATCTGCACTCGTGCGGTTCAGTCGCAGCGACCGGGGCCCGTGACCTCGCTCAGCCCGAACCCGACTTCTACCTGGTCGGTGCAAAGTCTTATGGGCGCGCCCCGACGTTCTTGGCTATGACCGGGTATGAGCAGGTGCGCTCCGTCGTGGCTGAGCTGGCCGGTGACCATGAAGCGGCCGCCCGGGTCGAGCTGCAGCTCCCGGATACCGGGGTCTGTGGCGGGGCGGGCTTGTTCGACTCGACCGGTACCGGGATCGGTGGGAGCTGCTGCGCTCTGCCGGAGAAGCAACTGATCCAGATCGGGCGCGCCCCGGCATCCGTCTAG